A single window of Treponema denticola ATCC 35405 DNA harbors:
- the secE gene encoding preprotein translocase subunit SecE, with translation MAKIGTFWKECIGELRKVVWPTASEVGSSVKVVLISTLIVAVFLGGLDAFFIACVGWIF, from the coding sequence ATGGCTAAAATTGGAACTTTTTGGAAAGAATGTATAGGCGAGCTTAGAAAAGTTGTCTGGCCTACAGCTTCTGAAGTTGGGTCTTCAGTAAAAGTAGTGTTGATTTCTACCCTTATTGTAGCTGTTTTTCTCGGCGGTCTTGATGCTTTCTTTATAGCTTGTGTGGGTTGGATATTTTAA
- the rpmG gene encoding 50S ribosomal protein L33, translated as MAKKTAVELIALQCSECKRRNYTTSKNRKNIQGKLELMKYCSFDRKHTLHKETKIK; from the coding sequence ATGGCTAAAAAAACGGCTGTAGAGCTCATAGCTCTTCAATGCAGCGAATGTAAAAGAAGAAATTATACTACATCTAAGAACAGAAAAAACATTCAGGGTAAGCTTGAATTGATGAAGTATTGCTCTTTTGATCGCAAGCATACATTGCATAAGGAAACAAAGATAAAGTAG
- a CDS encoding TolC family protein yields MKKFVLNIIFGLILFSANAEIKMEVGIKEFFDKINPLIEKNQQYKKMELSFKLNEMSLLSEFAGWMPFPYLDVNTSVSGTELDKHYKAFDIAASLGISQRLPLGMSLNLTGKQSCGIFFDNKPDYSYKFSSSAGLNVPLWFMAPSALPDFVKQEFGLYQNKRRLSMLERDKNKKALIIKMISAIGSEKILKKKLELLKNVQNWNIEEKQKNEILFLQGKLSVLDFSEKNKKIRQEEILLFQAEQSYEALIGEIESMGLTFRDLNEDIDSWLDFFENFAFYLQKEASVEDELSLLRHEISWMQSVKNFNNSIPRLFFSFGADVLPSKDRYPSFPAAFMGYWKDNPRLKWSVSMNLRINLSPLHDDFRLNKNFKILKEINSLNETFLRRSLEEEKKKGLKNIEKALFTSEMSKSSLEIQKKYFTLAEELYKQGKSSIHELYAAQNLLEEVKINYYAERFSYILSVLQTYNF; encoded by the coding sequence ATGAAAAAATTTGTATTAAATATAATTTTTGGTCTTATTTTATTTTCAGCCAATGCTGAAATAAAAATGGAAGTCGGTATAAAAGAATTTTTTGATAAGATAAATCCTCTGATTGAAAAAAATCAACAATATAAAAAAATGGAATTGAGTTTTAAGCTGAATGAGATGAGTCTGCTTTCGGAATTTGCAGGGTGGATGCCTTTTCCGTATCTTGATGTAAATACTTCTGTTTCAGGTACAGAACTGGATAAGCACTATAAGGCTTTTGATATTGCTGCATCCTTAGGGATCAGTCAAAGGCTTCCTCTGGGCATGAGCCTTAATCTTACAGGTAAGCAATCATGCGGAATTTTTTTTGACAATAAACCGGACTATTCCTATAAATTTAGCTCTTCTGCCGGGCTGAATGTCCCGCTTTGGTTTATGGCTCCTTCTGCCTTGCCTGATTTTGTAAAACAGGAATTCGGCCTATATCAAAATAAAAGGCGGCTTTCCATGCTTGAAAGGGATAAAAATAAAAAGGCCCTGATTATTAAAATGATTTCGGCCATAGGCTCGGAAAAAATCTTAAAGAAAAAGCTGGAGCTTTTAAAAAATGTACAAAACTGGAATATCGAAGAAAAACAAAAAAACGAAATTTTATTTTTGCAAGGAAAGCTTTCTGTTCTTGATTTTTCCGAAAAGAACAAAAAGATTCGGCAGGAGGAAATTTTACTGTTTCAAGCGGAACAAAGCTATGAAGCTCTTATAGGTGAAATAGAATCTATGGGGTTAACTTTTAGAGATTTAAATGAAGATATTGATTCTTGGCTTGATTTTTTTGAAAATTTTGCTTTTTATCTTCAAAAAGAAGCTTCAGTTGAGGATGAGCTAAGCCTTTTACGGCATGAAATTTCTTGGATGCAGTCGGTTAAAAATTTTAATAATAGTATTCCAAGGCTTTTTTTCTCTTTCGGTGCCGATGTGCTTCCGTCGAAAGACCGTTATCCGTCTTTTCCGGCAGCCTTTATGGGCTATTGGAAGGATAATCCAAGGCTTAAATGGTCGGTATCTATGAATTTAAGGATAAATCTTTCTCCATTACATGATGATTTTAGGCTGAATAAAAATTTTAAAATTTTAAAAGAAATTAACTCTTTGAACGAGACCTTTTTAAGACGCAGCCTTGAAGAAGAAAAAAAGAAAGGATTAAAAAATATCGAAAAAGCCCTGTTTACATCCGAAATGTCAAAATCCTCCCTTGAAATTCAAAAAAAGTACTTTACCCTTGCCGAAGAGCTCTATAAGCAGGGCAAGAGCAGTATTCACGAATTATATGCTGCTCAAAACCTTTTAGAAGAAGTTAAAATTAATTATTATGCTGAAAGATTTTCTTATATTTTGAGTGTTTTGCAGACTTATAACTTTTAA
- a CDS encoding HlyD family secretion protein gives MKSILYVEDLTYTGEVLQEQKTGIFSSVISIICLLALCTTAWLILGKKEEVVRASGMVRPIENVSFVKSFTAGKIQNIHFTSGQYVEKGAILLSIDDTVAQKERQNLEDLMLKIEEKIKDTEACIKSAEKDLMLVPFERKIAYKRMENYFSVKTNLEKALELNSRIFEEEKALPDFSLANQKIELLNLNVEKSKRDLEQYKNSFFHSLLSEKEALEFQKENLSNSIFKMEESLKLFTVYAPISGEVQEISSLNCGDNVFSGQEILKIVPSSSENIRVVLRLPSSKAGLVREDMKVRLKFPAFPHHEFGSLDGQVETILPDVFLGAKSSEYAVFVKLDGNTLPDKKGMAHFLKVGLDAEASIITETGSILSFILKRLEVK, from the coding sequence ATGAAATCCATCTTATATGTTGAAGATTTAACTTATACCGGCGAAGTGCTTCAAGAGCAAAAAACCGGGATTTTCAGTTCCGTAATTTCAATTATCTGCCTTCTGGCTCTTTGCACAACGGCTTGGCTTATTTTAGGAAAAAAAGAAGAAGTTGTAAGGGCTTCAGGAATGGTGCGTCCCATAGAAAATGTTTCCTTTGTAAAAAGTTTTACGGCAGGGAAGATACAAAATATTCACTTTACCTCTGGCCAATATGTCGAAAAAGGGGCTATTCTTTTAAGCATTGACGATACGGTTGCTCAAAAGGAAAGACAAAACCTTGAGGATCTGATGCTTAAAATCGAAGAAAAAATTAAGGATACAGAAGCCTGCATTAAAAGTGCTGAAAAAGACTTAATGCTCGTTCCCTTTGAAAGAAAAATAGCTTACAAACGGATGGAAAATTATTTTTCGGTAAAAACAAATCTGGAAAAAGCTTTAGAGCTAAACTCCAGAATTTTTGAAGAGGAAAAAGCTCTTCCAGATTTTAGTTTGGCAAACCAAAAAATTGAGCTTCTCAATTTAAATGTTGAAAAAAGCAAAAGAGACTTGGAGCAGTATAAAAATTCTTTTTTCCATTCCCTTCTCAGCGAAAAAGAAGCCTTAGAGTTTCAAAAAGAAAATTTAAGCAATTCCATTTTTAAAATGGAAGAAAGTTTAAAACTTTTTACAGTCTATGCTCCTATTTCGGGAGAAGTGCAGGAAATTTCATCTCTTAACTGCGGGGATAATGTTTTTAGCGGCCAAGAAATATTAAAGATTGTGCCTTCCTCAAGTGAAAACATTAGGGTTGTGCTAAGGCTTCCTTCTTCGAAGGCGGGGCTTGTAAGAGAAGACATGAAGGTTCGTTTAAAATTTCCTGCCTTTCCTCATCATGAATTCGGCAGCCTTGACGGGCAAGTGGAAACCATCCTCCCCGATGTTTTCTTGGGAGCAAAAAGTTCCGAGTATGCCGTCTTTGTAAAATTGGATGGGAATACCTTGCCGGATAAAAAGGGTATGGCTCATTTTTTAAAAGTCGGATTGGATGCCGAGGCATCGATAATCACCGAAACTGGTTCTATCCTGTCATTTATACTAAAAAGATTGGAGGTAAAATGA
- a CDS encoding peptidase domain-containing ABC transporter, with protein sequence MKNIILQKTREDCGAACIANICRHYGKPIDIDKIRRLFQGGKRGASGLGIIHAAETLGFSCRGALSESKEIPKNIPMPFIAHAVRGSDNHYLVVYKSDSNYVYLADPSEGYKKINTEVFQKNWTGAFFILLPQPDFSEKSASSKGLTRFLPILRSHKKICAEILIASIILSFLGIISAFYFRFLIDEVLSSNLRETLTGFSVGFLGVIIFRSLLGLARNQLLMSMSYKIDTVLVYRYFEHVLHLPMRFFTGKKTGELVARMNDTVTIRQVISATALTVVLDSLMLIFGAIFLISLGSNLLVAALVPVVVSSVLVWLYARPYQKMIRARASAEAEKHSCIVESLNGIATIKALGAESKALERAEFKIVSAIRKGIKLASFSNYQNSLQNFIGRCGTLAIYWLGSLNILNGSMSLGQLISFVILSGYFLDPLARLLTLQPQLQEAYVAAERLAEIFDEETEENLDKGKIESNGLAGKIDIKNLSFGYDSHSKNLKNINLSINPGERVAFVGASGSGKTTLAKLLMKFYSAQEGDIFVDDINLKDLKNDSYRKQIGYVPQDILLFSGTIAENINWSSGNGDYRRMMAAAEVSGAASFIESMPDRYNTLVGEQGTTLSGGERQRIAIARILLHNPSMLILDEATSALDGISEAEVLNTLKEIGAGRTSIIIAHRLSSIKDCDKIFVFDKGEIAEAGTHADLLEKYGVYSRLWETQNMEEVVA encoded by the coding sequence ATGAAAAATATAATTTTACAAAAAACCCGTGAAGATTGCGGAGCTGCATGTATTGCAAATATATGCAGGCATTATGGGAAGCCGATCGATATAGATAAGATAAGAAGGCTGTTTCAAGGCGGTAAAAGGGGAGCTTCAGGTTTGGGCATAATTCATGCTGCCGAGACCTTAGGGTTTTCATGCCGAGGGGCTCTTTCTGAATCAAAAGAAATCCCAAAAAATATTCCTATGCCCTTTATTGCTCATGCTGTAAGGGGGAGCGATAACCATTATCTTGTCGTTTATAAATCGGATTCAAACTATGTTTATTTGGCGGATCCCTCCGAAGGATATAAAAAAATAAACACAGAGGTTTTTCAAAAAAATTGGACAGGCGCTTTTTTTATACTTTTGCCCCAGCCGGATTTTTCCGAAAAAAGTGCTTCATCAAAGGGCTTAACCAGATTTTTGCCTATTTTAAGGTCTCACAAAAAAATATGTGCGGAAATTTTAATAGCGAGCATTATCCTGTCTTTTTTGGGCATTATTAGTGCGTTTTATTTTAGGTTTTTGATTGATGAGGTACTAAGCTCCAATTTAAGAGAGACTCTTACCGGTTTTTCGGTAGGCTTTTTGGGCGTAATTATTTTTAGAAGCCTTTTGGGTTTGGCCAGAAATCAGCTTTTGATGAGTATGAGTTATAAGATTGATACGGTTTTGGTCTATCGATATTTTGAGCATGTTCTTCACTTACCGATGCGTTTTTTTACGGGAAAAAAGACCGGAGAGCTTGTTGCAAGGATGAACGATACTGTTACGATAAGGCAGGTTATTTCCGCTACGGCCCTGACCGTTGTTTTAGATTCATTGATGCTTATTTTCGGAGCAATATTTTTAATCTCCCTCGGTTCAAATCTGCTTGTTGCAGCCCTTGTGCCTGTGGTGGTAAGTTCGGTTTTGGTATGGCTGTATGCAAGGCCTTATCAAAAAATGATAAGGGCCAGGGCCTCCGCCGAGGCCGAAAAACACTCCTGTATTGTTGAAAGTCTTAACGGAATAGCTACGATTAAGGCCTTGGGTGCCGAATCTAAGGCCCTTGAAAGAGCCGAGTTTAAAATCGTAAGTGCCATCAGAAAGGGTATCAAACTTGCATCTTTTTCCAATTATCAAAACAGCCTCCAAAATTTTATCGGAAGATGCGGAACCTTGGCTATTTATTGGCTCGGAAGTTTAAATATCTTAAACGGTTCAATGTCTTTAGGCCAATTAATTTCCTTTGTCATCCTTTCAGGTTATTTTTTGGATCCTCTTGCAAGGCTTTTAACTCTTCAGCCACAGCTTCAAGAGGCCTATGTTGCAGCGGAAAGGCTTGCTGAAATCTTTGATGAAGAAACCGAAGAAAATTTGGATAAGGGAAAAATCGAATCGAATGGCCTTGCAGGCAAAATCGATATAAAAAATTTATCCTTCGGCTACGATTCCCATTCAAAAAATTTGAAGAACATAAATTTAAGTATAAATCCCGGGGAAAGGGTCGCCTTTGTCGGTGCTTCAGGTTCCGGCAAGACCACCCTTGCAAAGCTTTTGATGAAATTTTATTCTGCACAGGAAGGGGATATTTTTGTAGACGATATAAACCTAAAAGACTTAAAAAACGATTCTTACCGTAAGCAAATAGGCTATGTTCCTCAGGACATTCTCTTGTTTTCGGGAACGATAGCGGAAAACATAAATTGGAGTTCAGGAAACGGTGATTACAGGCGGATGATGGCAGCTGCCGAAGTTTCAGGCGCTGCTTCTTTTATCGAATCCATGCCCGATAGGTACAATACCCTTGTCGGGGAGCAAGGCACCACCCTTTCCGGAGGAGAAAGGCAGCGTATAGCTATTGCACGTATCCTTTTACACAATCCATCCATGCTGATTTTGGATGAGGCTACTTCAGCTCTGGATGGAATTTCGGAAGCGGAAGTTTTGAATACTCTCAAAGAAATCGGTGCAGGCCGGACTTCGATAATCATAGCTCACAGGTTAAGCTCAATCAAGGACTGCGATAAAATCTTCGTGTTCGATAAGGGCGAAATAGCCGAGGCGGGAACACACGCAGATTTGCTCGAAAAATACGGGGTTTATTCAAGATTATGGGAAACACAAAATATGGAGGAGGTTGTAGCATGA